A genomic window from Nitrospirota bacterium includes:
- a CDS encoding isoprenylcysteine carboxylmethyltransferase family protein: MNNSAPSYGLWSLVIINSLIFIMFAFSFAKPQTSRDWRSFGAFSAFLVALFTEMYGFPLTIYLLSGWLQSRYPGVDWFSHDAGHLLEVLFGWRTNPHFGPFHVLSFALIGGGFILLSNAWKVLYAAQQSHTLATTGPYGRIRHPQYVGFVLIMVGFVVQWPTILTLAMFPVLVVMYVRLARREEREVLAEFGEEYARYAARTPAFFPRLGAINARTRDLPTSGRR; encoded by the coding sequence ATGAATAATTCCGCTCCCTCCTATGGCTTGTGGTCGCTGGTGATCATCAACTCCTTGATCTTCATCATGTTCGCGTTCAGCTTTGCCAAGCCGCAGACCTCACGCGACTGGCGATCCTTCGGCGCGTTCTCCGCGTTCCTGGTGGCGCTGTTCACCGAGATGTATGGGTTCCCGCTCACCATCTACCTCTTGTCTGGGTGGTTGCAAAGTCGCTATCCGGGGGTGGATTGGTTCTCGCATGATGCCGGCCACCTGTTGGAGGTCTTGTTCGGCTGGCGCACTAACCCGCATTTCGGTCCATTCCACGTCCTGAGCTTTGCGCTCATCGGCGGCGGCTTCATCCTGCTGTCCAATGCCTGGAAGGTCCTCTACGCGGCGCAGCAGTCCCACACATTGGCGACCACCGGTCCCTACGGCCGCATCCGGCATCCCCAGTACGTGGGGTTTGTCTTGATCATGGTCGGATTCGTGGTGCAGTGGCCCACGATCCTGACGTTGGCCATGTTCCCGGTCCTGGTCGTCATGTACGTCAGGCTGGCGCGCCGGGAGGAGCGTGAAGTCTTGGCGGAATTCGGCGAGGAGTACGCCCGCTACGCGGCGCGCACTCCGGCCTTTTTCCCCCGTCTCGGCGCGATCAACGCGCGGACGCGGGACCTGCCGACCAGCGGACGCCGGTAG
- a CDS encoding DUF2933 domain-containing protein, whose product MTINQQSTPRLGWRSILALCGFLAIAAFFLLSEHRAHALGILPYVLLLLCPILHLFGHGGHGRHSGGGDRHE is encoded by the coding sequence ATGACCATTAACCAGCAATCCACACCGCGCCTGGGATGGCGCTCGATCCTTGCGCTATGCGGGTTTCTGGCCATTGCCGCGTTCTTTCTGCTGTCAGAGCATCGCGCGCACGCTTTGGGCATCCTGCCGTACGTACTGTTGCTGCTGTGCCCGATCCTGCATCTGTTCGGCCACGGCGGGCACGGCCGTCATTCCGGAGGAGGAGACCGACATGAATAA
- a CDS encoding AarF/ABC1/UbiB kinase family protein has translation MDSRPFRLRFADVNRLRAILMIVLESGGAIVIERLRLNYLLPLRYRVGRLLRRRPSEHELTRVEATTLFSPPALRALLERLGPTFVKFGQILSMRADVVGAELSEELSKLQSNVGPFPYEIAREIIKEELGRHPEDLFASFEKVPVAAASLAQVHRALLKDGAEVAVKVQRPGIRKIIEQDIHILHFLAGLAERFLPELRLYRPARIVQEFADWTLRELDFKAEGHNAERFRYIFRENHDIFIPKVYWDYTTPRVLTAAFSHGAKVTDLERIAAFGVDRKKLASIGVDAFFQQFFVAGFFHADPHPGNFFAMPDGSLCLHDFGMVGYLDQASRRELLSCLIAFVNKDIEGYTKHLMHMAVTDERSDVTGFEKDTAGILSEFFFSEHPPSVAWAFFNVINRATSRGIRFPGDLALFGKALVTTEGMGSKLYPEFDLNSELAPFVTNALKGYFSPTKAFEQLQTDLLDYAASVRTFPDRVLNVLTKLEKGEIGVKLDTGDLEGMKKEFDRQNDLRILGMVLTAVVVATLALLHLEGTATILGIPLSRLGLVVTGVLLVWFVMRLRQGPRG, from the coding sequence ATGGATTCCCGTCCGTTCAGGCTCAGATTCGCAGACGTCAATCGCCTCCGCGCGATTCTGATGATCGTGCTCGAATCCGGCGGAGCGATCGTGATCGAACGGTTGCGGCTCAATTACCTGCTGCCGCTTCGATACCGCGTTGGCCGACTCCTCAGAAGGAGACCGTCCGAGCACGAGCTGACCCGAGTCGAAGCGACCACGCTCTTCTCGCCCCCGGCGTTGCGTGCGCTCCTGGAGCGGCTCGGTCCCACCTTTGTCAAATTCGGGCAGATCCTCAGCATGCGCGCCGATGTCGTGGGCGCGGAGCTCTCCGAGGAGCTGTCCAAGCTCCAGAGCAATGTCGGCCCGTTTCCCTATGAGATTGCGAGGGAGATCATCAAGGAGGAGCTGGGCCGGCATCCCGAGGACCTGTTCGCTTCGTTTGAAAAGGTCCCGGTGGCCGCGGCCTCATTGGCGCAGGTCCATCGCGCCCTTCTCAAAGACGGCGCGGAAGTGGCGGTCAAGGTCCAACGGCCCGGTATCCGCAAGATCATCGAGCAGGATATCCACATTCTGCATTTTCTCGCGGGCTTGGCCGAGCGGTTCCTTCCGGAGCTTCGGCTCTACCGACCGGCAAGGATCGTGCAGGAGTTTGCGGACTGGACGCTCCGTGAGCTCGACTTCAAGGCCGAAGGGCACAATGCGGAGCGGTTTCGCTACATCTTCCGCGAGAATCACGACATCTTCATCCCCAAGGTCTATTGGGACTACACGACCCCGCGCGTGCTCACCGCCGCGTTTTCGCACGGGGCCAAGGTGACGGATCTCGAGCGGATCGCGGCCTTTGGCGTGGATCGCAAGAAACTGGCCTCGATCGGGGTGGATGCGTTCTTCCAGCAATTTTTCGTGGCGGGTTTTTTCCACGCGGATCCTCATCCCGGCAATTTCTTCGCCATGCCTGACGGCTCGCTCTGTCTGCACGATTTCGGCATGGTGGGGTACCTGGATCAGGCGTCACGGCGGGAACTGTTGAGCTGTTTGATTGCGTTCGTGAACAAGGACATCGAGGGCTACACCAAGCACCTCATGCACATGGCCGTGACTGACGAGCGCAGCGACGTGACCGGTTTCGAGAAGGACACGGCCGGGATCCTGAGCGAGTTCTTCTTCTCCGAGCATCCGCCGAGCGTGGCGTGGGCGTTCTTCAACGTGATCAACCGGGCGACCAGCCGCGGGATCCGGTTCCCGGGTGACCTGGCGCTCTTCGGCAAGGCGCTGGTCACCACAGAGGGCATGGGCAGCAAGCTCTACCCGGAGTTCGATCTGAACTCGGAGTTGGCGCCGTTCGTGACCAACGCGCTCAAAGGGTACTTCTCGCCCACCAAGGCGTTCGAGCAGCTTCAAACCGATCTCCTCGATTACGCGGCGTCTGTGCGAACCTTCCCCGATCGGGTGCTCAATGTGCTGACCAAGCTCGAAAAGGGCGAGATCGGCGTGAAGCTGGACACGGGCGATTTGGAAGGCATGAAGAAGGAATTCGATCGCCAGAACGACCTTCGCATCTTGGGCATGGTCCTCACCGCGGTGGTGGTCGCCACGCTCGCGTTGCTGCACTTGGAAGGCACGGCCACAATCCTCGGTATTCCGCTGAGCCGCCTGGGTCTGGTCGTGACCGGCGTGTTGTTGGTCTGGTTCGTGATGCGCCTGCGGCAGGGACCGAGAGGCTAG
- a CDS encoding heavy metal translocating P-type ATPase, with the protein MATDPVCGMTVDEASAAGTAMFEGRAFFFCSIHCLRAFEANPKPFVASSSIHAMPEGLPPAKTTKAAKEMAKDPICGMVVEKATALKTERAGRAYYFCSAGCQRTFESPEQELKSMRTRVTIALTGVLALAVLRAAAFLALATGATIVTWAPIPQLPWFTWGVWLFLLVTPVQFIGGWSFYVGSWTAIRTRTINMDFLIALGTTVAYLYSVAVIFFPWVLPVKIEERDVYFEVSAVIIAFVLLGKYMEEMIKKRSSAAVRKLLDLKPATARVIREGAEMEVPAESVMVGEVVVVRPGEKIATDGAVIEGASSVDESMLTGESMPVEKTMGSQVIGGTLNRAGLLRFKATRVGAETALAQIIKMVEEAQASSAPIQRLADQVTGYFVPAVVGVAVLAFAGWWLAGNFPQALLAFIAVLIIACPCALGIATPAALMVGVGKGAEGGILIRGGEVLERAQKLTAVVFDKTGTLTRGEPNVTDVVPLAGLTETEVLRLAAAVEVGSEHPLGEAIVRAAQHRKLDLPKVSDFEAIPGHGIRGRIANPPSAPLFQRGEPHHLSQPFLPPLEKGGGGDLVLLGNRRLFRAEGIDPSPAESTMTRLESEGKTAMLVGADRALVGIVAVADTLKPEAREAVGALRQEGVEVILLTGDNQRTAHAIAREVGIEHVIAEVLPADKARVVQDLQKQRKIVAMVGDGVNDAPALAAADIGIAIGSGSDVAKETGGIILVRNDVRDVVAGIRLSRATMRKIKQNLFWAFIYNSVGIPIAALGFLNPIVAAAAMALSSLSVIVNSALLKRQKLAVA; encoded by the coding sequence ATGGCAACTGATCCGGTCTGCGGCATGACGGTTGACGAGGCGTCGGCCGCGGGAACAGCGATGTTCGAGGGGCGGGCGTTCTTCTTTTGCTCTATTCACTGCTTGCGGGCGTTTGAGGCCAACCCCAAGCCCTTTGTCGCGTCCAGCTCCATTCATGCCATGCCGGAGGGTCTCCCCCCAGCCAAGACGACCAAGGCCGCCAAGGAGATGGCCAAGGACCCGATCTGCGGGATGGTGGTGGAGAAGGCCACCGCACTCAAGACCGAGCGTGCCGGGCGGGCGTACTACTTTTGCAGCGCGGGGTGCCAGCGCACATTCGAATCGCCCGAACAGGAACTCAAGTCCATGCGCACCCGCGTCACGATCGCGCTCACCGGCGTGCTGGCCTTGGCCGTGCTGCGCGCCGCCGCGTTCCTGGCGCTGGCCACCGGCGCCACGATCGTCACGTGGGCGCCGATCCCGCAACTGCCGTGGTTTACGTGGGGCGTGTGGCTGTTCCTGTTGGTCACGCCGGTGCAGTTCATCGGCGGGTGGTCGTTCTACGTGGGGTCGTGGACCGCGATCCGCACGCGCACCATCAACATGGACTTCTTGATCGCGCTCGGCACCACGGTCGCGTACCTCTACAGCGTCGCGGTGATCTTCTTCCCGTGGGTGCTGCCGGTGAAGATCGAAGAGCGGGATGTGTATTTTGAAGTCTCGGCCGTGATTATCGCGTTTGTGCTGCTCGGCAAATACATGGAGGAGATGATCAAAAAACGCTCGTCGGCCGCGGTGCGCAAGCTCTTGGATCTCAAACCCGCCACCGCGCGCGTGATCCGCGAAGGCGCCGAGATGGAGGTGCCGGCCGAGAGCGTGATGGTCGGCGAGGTCGTGGTGGTGCGGCCCGGGGAGAAGATCGCGACCGATGGCGCGGTGATCGAGGGTGCGTCCTCGGTGGACGAATCCATGTTGACCGGCGAATCCATGCCCGTGGAGAAAACGATGGGCAGCCAAGTCATCGGCGGCACGCTCAACCGCGCGGGCCTGCTGCGCTTCAAAGCCACGCGGGTCGGCGCAGAGACGGCCCTGGCGCAGATCATCAAGATGGTGGAAGAGGCGCAGGCCAGCAGCGCGCCCATCCAGCGCCTGGCTGATCAGGTGACCGGCTATTTTGTCCCGGCCGTGGTGGGTGTGGCGGTGCTGGCGTTCGCGGGTTGGTGGCTGGCCGGCAATTTCCCGCAAGCCCTGCTCGCGTTCATCGCGGTGCTGATCATCGCGTGTCCGTGTGCGTTGGGCATCGCCACGCCCGCTGCGCTGATGGTGGGCGTGGGCAAGGGCGCGGAGGGCGGCATCCTGATCCGCGGGGGCGAGGTCTTGGAGCGCGCGCAAAAACTCACCGCGGTCGTCTTCGACAAGACCGGGACCCTGACGCGGGGGGAACCAAACGTCACCGACGTGGTGCCGCTCGCTGGCCTGACGGAGACAGAAGTCCTGCGCCTGGCTGCGGCGGTGGAGGTCGGCTCGGAGCATCCGCTAGGGGAGGCCATTGTGCGGGCGGCGCAACACCGGAAATTGGACCTGCCCAAGGTGAGCGACTTCGAGGCGATTCCCGGTCACGGGATTCGGGGGCGAATCGCAAATCCCCCCTCCGCCCCCCTTTTTCAAAGGGGGGAACCACATCACCTGTCACAGCCGTTCCTCCCCCCTTTGGAAAAGGGGGGAGGAGGGGATTTGGTTTTGCTCGGCAACCGACGGTTGTTTCGGGCCGAAGGGATCGATCCGTCGCCTGCAGAATCCACGATGACCCGCCTGGAATCCGAAGGCAAGACCGCGATGCTGGTGGGCGCAGACCGCGCGCTGGTCGGCATTGTTGCCGTGGCGGACACGCTCAAACCCGAGGCGAGGGAAGCGGTCGGCGCGCTGCGCCAGGAAGGCGTCGAGGTCATCCTCCTCACCGGCGACAACCAGCGCACGGCCCACGCCATTGCGCGCGAGGTCGGCATCGAACACGTGATTGCCGAGGTTTTGCCGGCGGACAAGGCCCGGGTCGTCCAGGACCTGCAGAAGCAGCGAAAGATCGTGGCCATGGTGGGCGACGGGGTGAACGACGCGCCCGCGCTCGCCGCCGCGGACATTGGCATCGCGATCGGATCCGGTTCCGATGTCGCCAAGGAAACCGGCGGCATCATCCTTGTCAGAAACGACGTGCGCGACGTGGTGGCGGGCATCCGTCTGTCCCGCGCGACCATGCGCAAGATCAAACAGAATCTGTTCTGGGCGTTCATTTACAACAGCGTGGGCATTCCGATCGCGGCGCTCGGGTTTTTGAATCCGATTGTCGCTGCGGCGGCCATGGCGCTGAGCTCCTTGTCCGTGATCGTGAACTCGGCGCTGTTGAAACGACAGAAGTTGGCGGTGGCGTGA